The following proteins are co-located in the Clostridia bacterium genome:
- a CDS encoding YIEGIA family protein, translating to MDYGTAIILGTAAGTAARFLMLRSDYRQYPTYPHGHVTHLSLGFIAAFLGAVAVPALEAREFTAVTFLALAAQEFRQIRDMERRMLEKLEEEELVPRGADYIEGIARTFEARNYLAMLVALVSSSLTGLWGWPAGLAGAAAATAVAVRFFMRGEMVGDIAEVVPARAWFDGAFLKVGEVVMMNVGLPQAREKLLREGLAVAIKPKNDNARATLHNRGQRQAIVHTAAALIGTKREIGEPDWAPLARKNVDTGEIALFILPAEPDLPALIEAVKRVPVLESAKRRPLATAAGRLAQD from the coding sequence ATGGATTACGGCACGGCCATCATCCTCGGGACCGCGGCCGGGACCGCGGCCCGTTTCCTAATGCTGCGCAGCGACTACCGGCAATACCCCACCTATCCGCACGGGCACGTCACCCACCTTTCCCTGGGTTTTATCGCCGCCTTCCTTGGAGCGGTAGCCGTCCCGGCGCTCGAGGCCCGGGAGTTCACCGCCGTCACCTTCCTGGCCCTGGCCGCCCAGGAGTTCCGGCAGATCCGGGACATGGAGAGGAGGATGCTGGAGAAGCTGGAGGAAGAAGAACTGGTGCCCCGGGGCGCGGACTACATCGAAGGCATCGCCCGCACCTTCGAGGCCCGCAACTACCTGGCCATGCTGGTGGCCCTGGTCTCCAGCAGCCTTACCGGACTCTGGGGCTGGCCGGCAGGCCTGGCGGGGGCTGCCGCGGCCACGGCCGTGGCCGTCCGCTTCTTCATGCGCGGGGAGATGGTGGGGGACATCGCCGAGGTGGTACCGGCCCGGGCCTGGTTCGACGGCGCCTTCCTCAAGGTGGGCGAAGTGGTGATGATGAACGTGGGCCTGCCCCAGGCGAGGGAGAAGCTCCTGCGCGAGGGACTGGCGGTGGCAATCAAACCGAAGAATGATAACGCCCGCGCCACCCTGCACAACCGGGGACAGCGCCAGGCCATCGTTCATACTGCGGCCGCACTGATCGGCACCAAGCGGGAGATAGGGGAACCGGACTGGGCCCCGCTGGCGCGCAAGAACGTGGACACGGGCGAGATCGCCCTGTTTATCCTGCCGGCCGAGCCGGATCTTCCCGCCCTCATCGAGGCGGTCAAGCGGGTACCGGTGCTGGAAAGCGCCAAGCGCCGGCCCCTCGCCACCGCCGCCGGCCGCCTGGCACAGGACTAG
- the fni gene encoding type 2 isopentenyl-diphosphate Delta-isomerase, with translation MNLREKRKLDHIRLALELEGDGREAGWEEVQFVNLSLPELDRAEISTVYDLWGKPLRLPLLINAMTGGSEASLEINAALAEVARETGVAMAVGSQHAALEDPRWAASYAVARRKNPRGVLLANLSARATPEEARRACEMIEADGLQLHLNAAQELAMAEGERSFRGLADSIARVVASVRVPVIVKEVGFGLSREAVIHLYALGVRWVDTGGRGGTDFLSIERRRRGDSGSSSAGWGIPAVASLVEVLESGVPLKVIASGGIRSGTDLARALALGAEMAGAAGPFLRRLREGSAEQVVSLIRAWEEELKDVMTLVGARTPVELRRRPLVITGATEDWLRLRGIDTSRYARR, from the coding sequence ATGAACCTCCGGGAAAAGAGAAAGCTGGACCATATACGCCTGGCACTCGAACTGGAGGGGGACGGCCGGGAAGCGGGATGGGAGGAGGTCCAATTCGTTAACCTCTCCCTTCCCGAGCTGGACCGGGCGGAGATCAGTACGGTTTACGACCTGTGGGGGAAGCCCTTGCGGCTTCCCCTTCTCATTAACGCCATGACCGGGGGCTCGGAGGCAAGCCTGGAAATCAACGCCGCTCTGGCCGAGGTGGCCCGGGAAACCGGGGTGGCCATGGCCGTAGGCTCCCAGCACGCCGCCCTGGAGGACCCGCGGTGGGCGGCCAGCTATGCCGTAGCCCGCCGCAAGAACCCCCGGGGAGTGTTGTTGGCCAACCTGAGCGCCCGGGCCACGCCGGAGGAGGCCCGGAGGGCCTGCGAGATGATAGAGGCCGACGGCCTGCAGCTGCATCTCAACGCCGCCCAGGAACTGGCCATGGCGGAGGGGGAGCGCTCCTTCCGGGGCCTGGCGGACAGTATAGCCCGGGTGGTGGCGTCGGTCCGGGTGCCGGTTATCGTCAAGGAGGTGGGCTTCGGTCTATCCCGGGAGGCGGTCATCCACCTCTACGCGCTTGGGGTCCGCTGGGTGGACACCGGCGGCCGGGGAGGAACGGATTTCCTCAGTATAGAAAGGCGCCGGCGGGGCGATTCCGGGTCGTCTTCGGCCGGGTGGGGGATACCGGCGGTCGCCTCGCTGGTGGAGGTTCTGGAGAGCGGCGTGCCGCTCAAGGTAATCGCTTCCGGCGGTATCCGCTCCGGCACCGACCTGGCCCGGGCCCTGGCCCTGGGCGCGGAAATGGCGGGGGCGGCCGGACCTTTCCTGCGCAGGCTCCGGGAGGGTTCGGCAGAGCAGGTGGTGTCCCTCATAAGGGCCTGGGAGGAGGAGCTGAAAGACGTGATGACCCTGGTGGGCGCGCGCACTCCCGTCGAACTGCGGCGCCGCCCGCTGGTGATAACCGGCGCCACCGAGGACTGGCTGAGACTTCGGGGAATAGACACTTCCCGTTACGCCCGCCGCTAA
- a CDS encoding stage II sporulation protein P has product MSRTVPLVCLALLLVLTSTTGPAGTAAGPIAAAAGEADERTDGTYFTIVDAHGRVIDQTARVVHAGDELITSDNYRYRVVRVSGDTAYAELVGKERLQWRPPTAAGSGEGVLAVQGGGRNLVAVYHTHSDESYLPTDGASSRPGDGGIYRVGEVFAEKLRTLGVQVEYNKQPHEPHDADAYRRSRRTAFRLAEKGPAAIVDLHRDGIPNADTYQAQVAGEPVARIRLVVGRQNQNMGANLDFAKRVKAYLDERYPGLVRGIFLAHGNYNQDLSPHSLLVEVGTYTNSRERAQRGAALLAEALPRVLGIAVAPSPLAPGAMGAGADWVSVLWVVIALVASVAGYLYLSTGSLAGMKERMREFLAREWGRLGGRPRRWRFYWRLRERPAAKPLTGQKAEGETRGAETDPNRQRADYQKD; this is encoded by the coding sequence GTGAGTAGGACCGTACCTCTGGTCTGCCTGGCACTGCTCCTGGTCTTGACGTCTACCACAGGCCCGGCCGGGACGGCCGCAGGCCCCATCGCCGCAGCCGCCGGGGAAGCGGACGAGCGCACCGACGGCACCTACTTTACCATCGTGGACGCGCACGGCCGGGTGATCGACCAGACGGCGAGGGTGGTACACGCCGGAGACGAGCTGATCACTTCCGACAACTACCGCTACCGGGTGGTGCGGGTATCGGGAGACACCGCCTACGCCGAACTGGTGGGCAAGGAGCGCCTGCAGTGGCGACCGCCCACCGCGGCCGGCTCCGGCGAGGGGGTGCTGGCAGTACAGGGCGGGGGCCGCAACCTGGTGGCGGTATACCATACCCACAGCGACGAGTCTTATCTTCCCACCGACGGCGCCAGCAGCCGCCCGGGGGACGGAGGCATCTACAGGGTGGGGGAGGTCTTCGCCGAGAAGCTCCGCACCCTGGGCGTGCAGGTGGAGTACAACAAGCAGCCCCACGAGCCCCACGATGCGGACGCGTACCGGCGGTCCCGGCGCACCGCCTTCCGCCTGGCGGAAAAGGGACCGGCGGCCATCGTTGACCTCCACCGGGACGGCATTCCCAACGCCGACACCTACCAGGCGCAGGTAGCCGGCGAGCCGGTGGCGAGGATAAGGCTGGTGGTAGGGCGGCAGAACCAGAATATGGGCGCCAACCTCGATTTTGCCAAACGGGTCAAGGCCTATCTGGACGAGCGCTATCCGGGACTGGTGCGGGGGATATTCCTGGCCCACGGGAACTACAACCAGGACCTTTCCCCGCACTCGCTGCTGGTCGAAGTGGGAACCTACACCAACAGCCGGGAGCGGGCCCAGCGGGGCGCCGCCCTGCTCGCCGAGGCTCTGCCCCGGGTGCTGGGAATTGCTGTGGCGCCTTCCCCCCTGGCTCCGGGTGCGATGGGGGCGGGTGCCGACTGGGTGTCGGTGCTCTGGGTGGTGATCGCCCTGGTGGCTTCGGTGGCCGGCTACCTCTACCTCAGCACCGGCAGCCTGGCCGGCATGAAGGAGCGCATGCGGGAGTTCCTGGCCCGGGAGTGGGGCAGGCTCGGCGGCCGGCCCCGGCGCTGGCGCTTCTACTGGCGTCTGAGGGAGCGGCCGGCGGCCAAGCCCCTGACGGGCCAAAAGGCGGAAGGTGAGACCCGGGGGGCCGAAACCGATCCCAACCGGCAGCGCGCGGACTACCAGAAGGACTGA
- the cmk gene encoding (d)CMP kinase, which yields MPPRIAIDGPAGAGKSTLARRLAHRLGYLYVDTGAMYRALTYKALQLGVDLEHEGALTSLAESTNMELVPDAEGPRVILDGQDVTAHLREPEINAGVSLVARVPGVRARLTELQRRIAKKHPVVMDGRDIGTVVLPEAEHKFFVTASFEERCRRRWREMLDQGRAVSLDEVREQVALRDRLDSQRAVAPLAMAPDAVCIDTTDLDADQVLARVLAVIRGETGATGAILDR from the coding sequence TTGCCGCCAAGGATAGCCATCGACGGCCCGGCGGGGGCGGGCAAGAGCACCCTGGCGCGGCGCCTGGCCCACCGGTTGGGATACCTGTACGTGGATACGGGCGCCATGTACCGGGCCCTTACCTACAAGGCCTTGCAGCTGGGGGTGGACCTGGAACACGAAGGGGCCTTGACTTCCTTGGCCGAGAGCACTAACATGGAGCTGGTTCCCGACGCCGAGGGGCCGCGGGTGATCCTGGACGGCCAGGACGTGACCGCCCACCTGCGGGAGCCGGAGATAAATGCCGGGGTGTCCCTGGTGGCGAGGGTGCCGGGAGTCCGGGCGCGCCTTACCGAACTGCAGCGCCGCATAGCGAAGAAGCATCCGGTAGTAATGGACGGCCGCGATATAGGCACGGTGGTACTGCCGGAAGCCGAACACAAGTTCTTCGTTACCGCCTCCTTTGAGGAGCGTTGCCGCCGGCGCTGGCGGGAGATGCTCGACCAGGGCCGGGCGGTAAGCCTGGACGAGGTGCGGGAACAGGTTGCGTTAAGGGACCGCCTGGACAGCCAGAGGGCGGTGGCGCCCCTGGCAATGGCGCCGGACGCAGTCTGCATCGATACCACCGACCTGGATGCGGATCAGGTCCTGGCGCGGGTTTTGGCGGTAATCCGGGGAGAGACGGGAGCAACCGGTGCTATATTGGATAGGTAA
- a CDS encoding 1-acyl-sn-glycerol-3-phosphate acyltransferase, which produces MLYWIGKVIFWIFFTVFCRWRVTGRENLPQRGPVVVVCNHISLWDPVAVGVALPRRVYFMAKEELFRIPVAGLVLRGLGAFPVRRGEVDLAAMRHALRLLRQGKVVGVFPEGGRAREGRLQEFQRGAALLALRTQAPLVPVALIDTNRILGRGGVFHRFQVRIGSPIRPDPGVLLARGAEADRYSLLAQRAVAELLRHGEANFFPVAGFHSAETNDNNA; this is translated from the coding sequence GTGCTATATTGGATAGGTAAGGTCATCTTCTGGATCTTCTTTACGGTTTTCTGCCGCTGGCGGGTTACCGGAAGGGAGAACCTGCCGCAGCGCGGGCCGGTAGTGGTAGTATGTAACCACATAAGCCTTTGGGATCCGGTCGCGGTGGGAGTAGCATTACCCCGCCGCGTATATTTTATGGCCAAAGAAGAGCTGTTCCGCATCCCGGTGGCAGGCCTGGTGCTGCGGGGTCTCGGCGCCTTTCCCGTGCGGAGAGGGGAGGTAGACCTGGCGGCCATGCGCCATGCCCTGCGTCTGCTGCGGCAGGGTAAGGTGGTAGGGGTTTTCCCGGAGGGGGGGCGAGCTCGGGAGGGGCGCCTGCAGGAGTTCCAGCGTGGGGCGGCGCTGCTGGCCCTGCGCACCCAGGCGCCGCTGGTGCCGGTCGCCCTCATAGATACCAACCGTATCCTGGGGCGCGGCGGGGTATTTCACCGCTTTCAGGTGCGCATCGGGTCGCCCATCCGGCCCGACCCGGGGGTGCTCCTGGCCAGGGGGGCAGAGGCAGACCGGTATTCTCTGCTCGCCCAGCGGGCGGTAGCCGAGTTGTTGCGACACGGGGAGGCGAATTTTTTCCCCGTGGCAGGATTTCATAGTGCGGAGACGAATGATAATAATGCTTGA
- a CDS encoding DUF512 domain-containing protein yields the protein MAARGGLVEKVEPGSPAARAGVRAGERLLAINGQPLRDLLDYRWAAAEPDPVLEVEGPWGHREVTVRKDWDEDLGLVFSVDSFDGLRRCRNRCLFCYVDQLPAGLRPSLYVKDDDYRYSVLYGNFVTLTNLTDRDWRRLLALRPSPLYVSVHTVDPVRRALLLGLAEAERADVRPPLLRLARAGIELHCQVVLCRHLNDAAFLEETLRFLASLWPQVRSVAVVPVGLTRYRQRLFPLVPFDAASAVAVLNQVHRRQHEFLRRLGSRLVFAADEFYHLSGWPFPPAEEYEGFPQLENGVGLVADFRAEWEEELRQLSYRPERGRPVMLVTGRAAAAVWLPLLAGLRRRRPGLRIELLPVTNRFFGPSVSAAGLLTGGDVVRALAPLRSRLRREGTVVFLPRVALREGSLFLDGYRLEDLQRELGVEVVAVEPRAGALLRQLEVVAWEDR from the coding sequence GTGGCGGCAAGAGGAGGCCTGGTGGAAAAGGTGGAGCCGGGCAGCCCGGCGGCCAGGGCCGGGGTGCGGGCGGGGGAGCGGCTGCTGGCGATCAACGGGCAGCCCCTGCGCGATCTGCTGGACTACCGCTGGGCGGCGGCCGAACCGGACCCGGTGCTGGAGGTCGAGGGACCCTGGGGCCACCGGGAAGTAACGGTGCGCAAGGACTGGGACGAGGATCTCGGTCTGGTTTTCTCGGTCGACAGCTTCGACGGCCTGCGGCGCTGCCGCAACCGCTGCCTTTTTTGTTATGTGGACCAGCTCCCTGCCGGCCTGCGGCCCTCGCTCTACGTCAAGGACGACGACTACCGCTACTCGGTCCTGTACGGTAATTTCGTTACCCTGACCAACCTGACCGACCGCGACTGGCGGCGCCTCCTGGCCTTAAGACCGAGCCCGCTCTACGTTTCCGTGCACACGGTTGACCCGGTCCGGCGGGCCCTCTTGCTGGGCCTGGCCGAAGCGGAGCGGGCCGACGTCCGTCCGCCCCTGCTGCGGCTGGCCCGGGCGGGGATCGAGCTTCACTGCCAGGTGGTGCTCTGCCGCCACCTGAACGACGCCGCCTTCCTGGAAGAAACCCTGCGCTTTCTGGCCTCGTTGTGGCCCCAGGTCAGATCGGTGGCGGTGGTGCCGGTGGGCCTTACCCGCTACCGGCAGCGGCTCTTTCCGCTCGTCCCCTTCGACGCCGCCTCGGCCGTGGCGGTGCTGAACCAGGTACACAGGCGGCAGCACGAGTTTTTGCGCCGCCTGGGCAGCCGGCTGGTGTTCGCCGCCGACGAGTTCTACCACCTGAGCGGGTGGCCCTTTCCCCCGGCCGAGGAATACGAGGGCTTTCCCCAGCTCGAGAACGGGGTGGGCCTGGTGGCCGACTTCCGGGCCGAGTGGGAGGAAGAGCTGCGGCAGCTCTCCTACCGTCCCGAGCGCGGGCGGCCGGTGATGCTGGTTACCGGCCGGGCCGCGGCCGCCGTCTGGCTTCCGTTGTTGGCCGGCCTGCGGCGGCGCCGGCCGGGCCTTAGGATCGAGCTCCTGCCCGTCACCAACCGCTTCTTCGGCCCGTCGGTTTCCGCAGCCGGGCTGCTCACCGGCGGGGACGTCGTTCGGGCCCTGGCGCCCTTGCGCTCGCGGCTTCGCCGCGAAGGGACGGTGGTGTTTCTGCCCCGGGTTGCCCTGCGGGAGGGGAGCCTGTTCCTGGACGGTTATCGGCTGGAAGATCTGCAGCGGGAGCTTGGCGTTGAGGTAGTAGCGGTGGAACCCAGGGCCGGAGCCCTGCTCCGTCAGCTCGAGGTGGTGGCATGGGAAGACCGGTAG
- a CDS encoding bifunctional 4-hydroxy-3-methylbut-2-enyl diphosphate reductase/30S ribosomal protein S1 yields the protein MEVRVAPHAGFCPGVRRAIRLVEAELEKEKGPLYSLGPLIHNRQAVDWLREKGLEPLEDPAQIRSGRVVIRAHGISPADLAELQSRGLEVVDCTCPLVRRVQERARSLAEQGYRVVVVGERDHPEVKGIVGWSGPDTIVLASVAEAEGLPPMQKVGVVAQTTQPVERFRQVVEVLHRKATEVVAEETVCQATRERQEATRRLAQEAEVLVVVGSADSANTARLVEICRASGKPTYRVEEARDLCPQWLARASRVGVTAGASTPDWIIEEVVRKMWEIEENKEQQNLPAEAASAEAPPEPQGEAGKPGEDRPVEAGGAEAAEPEARAAESEESPGSEAQCAQSEEDVGAGSRAAEADGENLGLEEAMVSSFTFRRGDIIRGTVVQINNGEVLVDVGAKSEGIIPLSELSYRRIERPEEVVKVGDELEVYVIRPENEEGHPILSKRRADRKRAWERLEEAYESGGVIEAQASEVVKGGLLVDLGVRGFVPASLVGRGYVEDLNGLVGKTLRLKVIELDRGKNKVVLSQKAVLEEEYQKQRAETWASLAEGQVRKGVVRRLTNFGAFVDLGGVDGLLHVSEISWGRVEHPRDVLQEGQELEVKVLGVDRERERVSLGLKQLQPNPWDTAAERYPAGSIVNGKVLRLTSFGAFVEVEPGIEGLVHISQLADRRVERPEEVVKVGDIIPVKVLSVDQTAQRMSLSLKQAQRETGARQPAARQETENDSGGVTIGELVGNLFEERR from the coding sequence TTGGAGGTTAGAGTGGCTCCCCATGCCGGGTTTTGCCCGGGTGTGCGGCGGGCCATTCGGCTGGTTGAAGCCGAACTGGAGAAGGAGAAAGGCCCCCTGTATTCGCTGGGGCCGCTGATCCACAACCGCCAGGCCGTGGACTGGCTTCGGGAAAAGGGGCTGGAGCCGTTGGAAGATCCGGCGCAGATCCGGAGCGGCCGGGTGGTCATCCGTGCCCACGGGATCTCCCCGGCGGACCTGGCCGAGCTTCAATCTCGCGGCCTGGAAGTAGTCGACTGCACTTGCCCGCTGGTGCGGCGGGTTCAGGAGCGCGCCCGGTCCCTGGCGGAGCAGGGATACCGGGTAGTGGTGGTAGGGGAGAGAGATCATCCGGAGGTCAAGGGTATAGTCGGGTGGTCCGGTCCCGATACCATAGTGCTGGCGAGCGTGGCGGAGGCGGAAGGCCTGCCTCCCATGCAGAAAGTAGGGGTTGTGGCGCAAACTACCCAACCGGTTGAGCGTTTCCGGCAGGTAGTAGAGGTACTGCACAGGAAGGCGACCGAGGTAGTTGCGGAGGAGACCGTTTGCCAGGCTACCCGCGAGCGGCAGGAGGCGACCCGGAGGCTGGCCCAGGAGGCGGAGGTATTGGTGGTGGTCGGCAGCGCCGACAGTGCCAACACCGCGCGACTGGTGGAAATCTGCCGTGCTTCCGGCAAGCCCACCTACCGGGTGGAGGAAGCCCGCGATCTGTGTCCTCAGTGGTTAGCTCGCGCTTCCCGGGTTGGGGTAACGGCCGGTGCTTCAACCCCAGACTGGATTATCGAGGAGGTTGTGCGCAAGATGTGGGAGATCGAGGAGAACAAGGAGCAGCAAAACCTACCTGCGGAGGCGGCTAGCGCTGAGGCGCCACCGGAACCACAGGGGGAGGCGGGTAAGCCCGGGGAAGACCGGCCGGTGGAGGCCGGCGGGGCAGAGGCGGCCGAGCCGGAGGCCCGGGCTGCGGAGTCCGAAGAGAGTCCAGGTTCGGAGGCGCAGTGCGCGCAATCAGAGGAAGATGTCGGCGCCGGCTCCCGGGCGGCGGAGGCAGACGGGGAGAACCTGGGCCTGGAAGAGGCCATGGTGTCTTCCTTTACTTTCCGCCGCGGTGACATTATCCGGGGCACGGTCGTGCAGATAAATAACGGCGAGGTACTGGTAGACGTAGGTGCCAAGTCCGAGGGCATTATTCCTCTTTCCGAGCTTTCCTACCGGCGGATAGAGCGGCCGGAGGAAGTGGTCAAGGTGGGCGACGAGCTCGAAGTCTACGTGATCCGGCCGGAGAACGAGGAGGGGCACCCCATTCTCTCCAAACGCCGGGCGGACCGCAAGCGGGCCTGGGAACGCTTGGAAGAGGCCTACGAAAGCGGCGGGGTGATCGAAGCCCAGGCCTCGGAAGTGGTGAAGGGCGGTCTCCTGGTAGACCTCGGGGTACGGGGCTTTGTGCCGGCCTCGCTGGTGGGCCGGGGCTATGTGGAGGATCTGAACGGCCTGGTGGGCAAGACGCTCCGACTTAAGGTAATAGAGCTGGATCGGGGAAAGAACAAGGTGGTGCTATCCCAGAAGGCGGTGCTGGAAGAGGAGTACCAGAAGCAGCGGGCCGAAACCTGGGCCTCGCTGGCCGAGGGTCAGGTGAGAAAGGGCGTGGTGCGCCGGCTTACCAACTTCGGCGCCTTCGTGGACCTGGGCGGCGTGGACGGCCTGTTGCACGTATCCGAGATTTCCTGGGGACGGGTGGAGCATCCCCGGGACGTGCTCCAGGAGGGCCAGGAACTGGAAGTCAAGGTGCTGGGGGTGGACCGCGAGCGGGAGCGGGTCTCCCTGGGCCTCAAGCAGCTCCAGCCCAACCCCTGGGACACGGCGGCAGAGCGCTATCCGGCGGGCAGCATAGTTAACGGCAAGGTCCTCCGGCTTACCTCTTTCGGCGCCTTCGTGGAAGTAGAGCCGGGGATCGAAGGCCTGGTGCACATTTCCCAGCTCGCCGACCGGCGGGTGGAGAGGCCCGAAGAAGTGGTCAAGGTGGGAGACATCATCCCGGTGAAGGTGCTGTCGGTGGACCAGACCGCCCAGCGCATGAGCCTCAGCCTCAAGCAGGCCCAGCGGGAGACGGGTGCCCGTCAGCCGGCGGCGCGTCAGGAAACGGAAAACGACAGCGGCGGAGTAACCATCGGCGAATTGGTCGGCAACCTCTTTGAGGAAAGGCGGTAA
- the der gene encoding ribosome biogenesis GTPase Der, whose product MGRPVVAIVGRANVGKSTLFNRLVGRQVAIVEDRPGITRDRLQEEVEWRGKYFLLVDTGGLGYPDGRLEEQVERQVQQAVRDADLLLFVVDGRQGITAEDEEVADWLRRQDRPVILVVNKVDGPEAEGRAWDFFRLGLGEPFPVSALHGRGTGDLLDRVLQEIGGGAEEEKAEAIRVAIVGRPNVGKSSLVNRLLGAERVVVSEVPGTTRDAVDVELVHEGQRFVLVDTAGIRRRSRIDTPTEYYGVRRALRAVERAQVVVLVLEAPVGVTSQDKRLAARVAEARKALLVVVNKWDLLDAGARRAYPALLERELAFVAWAPQLYVSALTRRRVAEILPRVRAVFAASARRLPTAEVNRFFTEAVALTPPPQKSRKPAKLFYAAQAGVHPPTFVLFVARSECFTSAYLRHLEGRLREAYDFEGTPLRILVREKGSV is encoded by the coding sequence ATGGGAAGACCGGTAGTGGCCATAGTGGGGCGGGCCAACGTGGGGAAGTCCACCCTCTTCAACCGGCTGGTGGGCCGGCAGGTGGCCATTGTGGAAGACCGCCCCGGCATCACCCGGGACAGGCTCCAGGAAGAGGTGGAGTGGAGGGGGAAATACTTCCTGCTGGTGGATACCGGCGGGCTGGGCTATCCGGACGGCCGCCTGGAGGAACAGGTAGAGAGGCAGGTGCAGCAGGCAGTCCGGGACGCGGACCTGTTGCTCTTCGTGGTGGACGGGCGGCAGGGCATAACCGCCGAGGACGAAGAGGTGGCCGACTGGCTCCGGCGCCAGGACCGGCCGGTGATCCTGGTGGTCAACAAGGTGGACGGCCCGGAGGCGGAAGGCCGGGCATGGGACTTCTTTCGCCTGGGGCTGGGCGAGCCCTTTCCCGTGTCCGCCCTGCACGGCAGGGGAACCGGGGACCTGCTGGACCGGGTGCTGCAGGAAATAGGCGGAGGGGCGGAGGAGGAGAAGGCCGAGGCCATTCGGGTGGCCATAGTGGGCCGGCCCAACGTGGGCAAATCCTCGCTGGTCAACCGGCTGCTGGGAGCGGAAAGGGTGGTGGTCAGCGAGGTGCCGGGCACCACCCGGGATGCGGTGGACGTCGAGCTGGTGCACGAGGGGCAGAGGTTCGTCCTGGTGGACACGGCCGGCATCCGGCGCCGGTCCCGCATCGATACTCCCACCGAGTACTACGGGGTACGCCGGGCGCTGCGGGCGGTGGAACGGGCCCAGGTGGTGGTCCTGGTGCTCGAGGCCCCTGTGGGCGTAACCTCTCAGGACAAGCGTCTGGCGGCGCGGGTCGCCGAGGCCCGCAAGGCCCTGCTGGTGGTGGTCAACAAGTGGGACCTGCTGGACGCGGGAGCGCGCCGGGCGTACCCCGCCCTCCTGGAACGGGAGCTGGCCTTCGTGGCCTGGGCGCCGCAACTGTACGTTTCTGCCCTGACTCGCCGCCGGGTAGCGGAGATCCTGCCCAGGGTGCGGGCGGTGTTTGCCGCTTCTGCCCGGCGCCTTCCTACCGCCGAGGTAAACCGCTTCTTCACCGAGGCAGTAGCCCTAACCCCGCCGCCGCAGAAGAGCCGCAAGCCGGCCAAACTCTTCTACGCCGCCCAGGCGGGTGTGCATCCGCCGACCTTCGTGCTTTTCGTTGCCCGCAGCGAGTGCTTTACTTCCGCCTATCTACGGCACCTGGAAGGGCGCCTACGCGAAGCCTACGACTTTGAAGGCACGCCGCTGAGGATACTGGTGAGGGAAAAGGGCTCGGTCTAA
- a CDS encoding DUF1614 domain-containing protein, translating to MPGFPLGMVVLVIIAALIYFGFAHRVLDRLYLGDSAALAVVAAMAVGSFIDIPLLRGPIDVSLNVGGALIPVALAVYVLVRAGSAREWGRALLAIAATAGAVFVLNSVLGRGDPWQRGADVLDPLLAYPLVAGGVAYIVGRSRRTAFIAAVLGVLILDIADWIRLTATGLPGAVALGGAGVFDVMVLSGVVAVLLAEVVGELRERLQGGVATAGRPRSLLAALRPPRFRPAGPARKPEPGGEER from the coding sequence ATGCCCGGCTTCCCTCTGGGAATGGTAGTCCTGGTCATAATTGCCGCCCTCATCTACTTCGGTTTTGCCCACCGGGTTCTGGACCGTCTCTACCTGGGAGACAGTGCCGCCCTGGCGGTGGTGGCGGCCATGGCGGTAGGCAGCTTTATCGATATTCCCCTCCTGCGAGGCCCCATAGACGTATCCCTGAACGTGGGCGGGGCCCTGATCCCCGTGGCGCTGGCGGTTTACGTCCTGGTGCGGGCCGGCTCGGCCCGGGAATGGGGGCGCGCGCTGCTGGCCATCGCCGCCACCGCCGGGGCAGTCTTCGTGCTCAACAGCGTGCTGGGCCGGGGCGACCCCTGGCAGCGGGGAGCCGACGTGCTAGACCCCCTGCTCGCCTATCCCTTGGTGGCCGGCGGCGTGGCCTACATTGTAGGCCGCTCCCGTCGAACCGCCTTTATCGCCGCCGTGCTGGGGGTACTCATCCTGGATATCGCCGACTGGATCCGGCTGACCGCAACCGGCCTGCCGGGAGCGGTAGCCCTGGGCGGCGCGGGGGTCTTCGACGTGATGGTGCTCTCCGGCGTGGTGGCCGTACTCCTGGCCGAAGTGGTGGGTGAGTTGCGGGAGAGGCTCCAGGGCGGAGTGGCAACCGCCGGCAGGCCGCGAAGCCTCCTGGCCGCCCTGCGGCCCCCGCGGTTTCGCCCTGCCGGCCCGGCCCGCAAGCCGGAACCGGGAGGCGAGGAACGGTGA